The following are encoded in a window of Hemiscyllium ocellatum isolate sHemOce1 chromosome 46, sHemOce1.pat.X.cur, whole genome shotgun sequence genomic DNA:
- the LOC132836264 gene encoding gastrula zinc finger protein XlCGF26.1-like isoform X2, with protein sequence MKGESYVHSGEKPFTCTACGRCFSQSSGLSRHKCTNTGEKLWKCGDCGKGFNHSSALKIHQRSHTGERPFTCSECGKGFTQLSNLLRHRRAHTGEKPFVCSKCGKGCTQLSNLLIHQRVHTDERPFKCLDCGKCFKSSQELMYHQRIHTDEKPFECSHCGTGFRSSSELTLHLRIHTGERPFTCSKCRKGFIRLSSLLRHQRVHTGERPFICSECGKKFIDSCNLLTHKQIHTGERPFTCSECEKGFTRLSNLLRHQRIHTGERPFTCSECGKGCTQLSNLLIHQRVHTNERPFKCPECGKCFKSSQELMSHQRVHTDEKPFMCSHCGTGFRTSSELTVHRRIHTGERPFTCSLCGKGFTQSSSLLSHKRVHTGERPFTCSECGKKFTRSSCLLKHQRAHKSLQ encoded by the coding sequence ATGAAAGGAGAAAGCTACGTTCACAGTGGAGAGAAACCATTCACGTGTACTGCCTGTGGACGATGCTTCAGCCAATCATCTGGCCTGTCAAGACACAAATGCACTAACACTGGAGAGAAACTGTGGAAAtgtggtgactgtgggaaaggattcaatcACTCATCTGCCCTGAAAATCCATCAGCGTAGCCACACTGGGGAAAGACCGTTCACCTGTTCcgagtgtgggaaaggattcactcagttatCCAACCTGCTGAGACACCGGCGAGCTCACACAGGCGAGAAACCATTTGTGTGTTCCAAATGTGGGAAGGGATGCACTCAGTTATCCAACCTGCTGATACACCAGCGGGTTCATACTGACGAGAGACCATTCAAATGCCTAGATTGTGGGAAGTGCTTTAAAAGTTCCCAGGAACTGATGTACCATCAACGTATTCACACTGATGAGAAACCATTCGAGTGTtctcactgtgggactgggttcAGATCATCGTCTGAACTCACTTTACATCTGCGaattcacactggagagaggccgttcacctgctccaaGTGTAGGAAGGGCTTCATTCGGTTATCCAGCTTGCtgagacaccagcgagttcacacaggggagagaccgTTCATCTGCTCTGAATGTGGGAAGAAATTCATTGATTCCTGCAACCTGCTGACACACAAGCAGATTCACACgggagagaggccgttcacctgctccgaATGTGAGAAAGGATTCACTCGCTTGTCAAACTTGCTGAGACATCAGCGAATTCACACCGGTGAGAGGCCATTTACGTGTTCAGAATGTGGGAAGGGATGCACTCAGTTATCCAACCTGCTGATACACCAACGGGTTCACACTAACGAGAGACCGTTCAAATGTCCAGAGTGCGGGAAGTGCTTTAAAAGTTCCCAGGAACTGATGTCCCATCAACGTGTTCACACTGACGAGAAACCATTCATGtgctctcactgtgggactgggttcAGGACATCATCTGAACTCACTGTACATCGGCGTATTcatactggggagaggccattcacctgctccctgtgtgggaagggattcacgcAGTCATCCAGCCTGCTGTCACACaagcgagttcacactggggagcgACCGTTCACCTGCTCCGAGTGCGGAAAGAAATTCACTCGGTCATCTTGTCTTCTGAAACACCAGCGAGCTCACAAGTCACTCCAATGA